DNA sequence from the Leptospirillum ferrooxidans C2-3 genome:
GATCAGTGTTGCTGTTTCTCTGGTGAGTGGACTCCACCAGTGCCCGATTCCGTCTTTCGTTGTCAGAAAAGAACAGAAGGATCACGGGACAAAAAGTCCGATTGAGGGGGATCTCCCGAAGTCCGGCAGGGTGGTGGTGGTGGAAGATGTCGTAACGACTGGCGGCTCGGGGATGAAGGCCGTTCAGGCCTGCCAAAAAGGGGGATTTGAGGTGTTAAAGGTCATTTCCCTTGTCGACCGTGAAGAAGGGGGGCGTGAACTGTTCGAGTCCGCTGGCATTCCCTTCCAGGCCCTTTTTACCCTGAGACAGTTCATCGATTATGATGGTGAGGTTCGAGGCCGTTAGCTTGAGAAGCGTTCGGATTTTTCCACATCTCTTTCCCTAATTTTTGGGGTTTTTCCGCTGAGTTTTTCAGGGCGTTGATTTTTACTTGAAATCATTGGTATCGTATCCGGTAGGGGAAAGGATCCTCTGGTCTTCTTTTGTTTGGATCTGTTTCGGGTCCAGTCGAAGGATGGACAAAAAGTCGGCCGACTTTTTGGCAGTTTTTTGGAAGTCAATCATCAATCAGAGCGGAAGGAGAATTGGCCATGGCTCACGGAATGTTGGCAAATTACAAATTTGGAACCTTCACACCGCATCCCGATTTCAACGCGAATGTAACGCTTTTTGTTATTTTCGTTGTCCTTACAGGCGCGGCAGCGTTGGTGTCCTTCACCATTGTCAAGTCGTTCGAGAAGTAGGAATTTTTTTCAAAAAAGGCTGATTCAGCCCAGAGGCGAATTCTGAAAACGTTTTCTCCTGATGCTGTTTCCGCCGGTTTTCTTTTTGCCATCATAGATGTCTGATCCCATAGGGGGCGGGATGTCCGTAAGATCGGATATTTCGCCCCTTATTTTTTTAGGATTTCCCACCCAAAAAGTGAGACCAGAAAATATGCCCCAAACACTCTGGATACGAAACAGACAATGAAAAAAAAGGTTTTCTGGTTTTTTCTGGTAATCCTGTCACTTTTGATTGTGGCGTCGGCAGGGGCAGGCTGGATCTTCATGAAGAAGATTGAAGCCGGTGTTCCGTCCGTCGCTTTTCTGAAAAGCTTTGTCCCTGTCACCACGAGTCGGATTTATGACAGGAATGGAAAGCATATCGGGAGTTTCTATCGGGAACGCCGGGAATATCTCCCGCTCAAGAATATTCCTCCGCTTGTGATCCGGGCGGTTCTTGCCGTTGAGGATGCTCATTTTTATGAGCACGGAGCGTTGGCTTATGGGTCGATTATTCGTGCGGCTGTTTCTGATGTTTTGGCAGGCTATCTTCGGGAAGGTGCGAGTACCATTACACAGCAGCTGGCCCGAAATATTTTTCTGAATCATAAAAAAAATCTGACCAGAAAGCTGCGGGAAGCCATCCTGTCTTACCGGATAGAACGTGTGTTGACCAAGGATGAGATCCTGGAACTTTATCTGAACCAGATTTATTTTGGGGAGGGGGCTTATGGGGTTCAGGCGGCTTCACAGGCTTTTTTTGGCAAGGACATCCATGCGTTGACATTGCCGGAAGCGGCCCTGATGGCAGGTTTGATCCGCTCTCCTGTGGAATTTTCCCCATATGCCCATCCGGGTGCCAGCAAGAGGCGCCAGCTTGTCGCACTGGAGCGAATGGAAAAGGTCGGGTACATCACTCATGAAGAGATGAAAAAAGCTTATGGCCAGCCACTCGTTTTTCGTCAAAGGATCCAGTCCAAAAATCCCAACGCCTATTTTCTTGAATATCTCAGAAGACGCCTTGAAATGACGATGAGTGCCACCCAGTTATACGGGGGTGGTTTGCGAATCTTTACTTCTCTCGATAGCCGAATACAGGATATTGCCCTCCATGCTCTCCGGAATGGTCTCCGAACGATAGACCGGAGAAAGGGGTTCCGCGGAGCGGTCCGCCACCTTTCTTCCCGGGAATTGCGTGAAGTGGAAAGGGAAACGGTTCCGCTTTCCACGGCGGAAAAAGGAGCATTCTCACTCGGTGGAAGAGAAGAAGTGACGATCAATTCTGTTGGGGAGAGAGGCGCCTTTTTTTCATGGGAAGGACATCCGGGCTTCATTCCGAAAGCAAAAATGTTGTGGGCAGCCAAAGTTCTGAAGGGTCCTGATTTTGACCATGATGTGAAAGTCCTTTCTCCTTTTTCTCCGGTGGATATTCTTAAACCCGGTGATGTTGTCATGGCCCATTTGACAGGATGGATCCCGGTCAGAAAGGGATGGGGGATTTTGGCCTCTCTTGATCAGGTGCCTCTGATCCAGGGGTGTGTGGTTGCAATTGATCCAAAAACCGGCGGAATCCTTGCCATGGTGGGAGGGTACAGCTTTGGACGTTCCAAGTTCAATCGGGTTTCCCAGGCCATCCGGCAGCCGGGTTCATCCTTTAAGATGATCGATTATGGCTCTGCTCTTGAGCATGGTTTCACACCTTCCTCAATCCTTCATGATGAACCGATTGTTTTTGCCGATCGGGCTCATCATCGGGTCTGGAGGCCCAAAGACTACGAACATGATTTTCTGGGCCCGATTCCCATGAGGAAAGCCCTGGCCGAATCCATCAATCTGGCGACCATCAGAATGGTCAGGCGCATCGGAGTCGGAAATGTCATTGCTTTTGGACGACGTCTCGGGATCACAACTCCATTGAGCCATGATCTTTCCCTGGCTCTTGGATCGTCAGGTGTCCGTCCCATTGAGCTCACGGCGGCGTATTCGGTTATTGCCAATAGTGGAATCCGGGAGCCTGTCTATTCGATCCGAAGGGTTGTCAATTTTCGGAAAACAACCGTTTTTGAGCATATTCCGTCACCCACGAAGGTTTATGATCCTGCTTACGACTACATGCTGACATCAATGCTGCAAAGTGTTATTTCCGAAGGGACCGGAAGGGATGCACTTGTTCTTCCACGTCTTCTGGCAGGAAAAACGGGAACGACCAATGATTTCAAGGACGCTTGGTTTATCGGTTTTTCTCCTGATATTGCAGTTGGTGTCTATGTCGGTATGGATGATCACCGCTCGATGGGCAGGGGAGAGTTTGGCGCACATGCCGCCCTTCCCATCTGGATTGATATCATGAAAGGGGCATTGCCCCTTTTGCCGAATACTCCATTTACCGTTCCGGATGATATCGTCAATGTTCGCATCAATCCGGATACGGGAAGAAGAGCTCCAGAGAACAGTACGCATTTTGTCACTGAGATTTTTCGAAAAGGGGAGCTGCCTCCTCGTGAGGGAACATCGGAAAAACATCCTGATGCTGAGTTCTATAACCTTCAGGGAGCACCCTGAAGTGGATATTGGAGTGCAGACGATCGGGTTGTGTTGAAAGAGACGATGGGAACAGACATAATTCAGGGGATATCTTTATCCACCAGCATGTTTTTAGAAAGGAATAATGGATGAGCATCAGAATCGGGATCAACGGATTCGGGCGTATTGGACGCCTCGCGTTCCGGGCATTTCTTGAAAATAGCGTAAGTCCTTCCGGAGAACGCTATGAGATAGTGGCGGTCAATGACCTGACCGATTCCGCCCACCTGGCCCACCTTCTGAAATATGATTCTGTGCACGGGATCTTGCCCCACGATGTGGGTGCCGAAGGGGATGATCTGCTGGTTGATGGTCATCGTGTGAGAGTATTCCGGGAAGCTGATCCGGCTAAGATTGCCTGGTCGACAATGGATGTCCAATTGGTCATTGAGAGTACAGGACGCTTTGAGGACAAGGAGAAAGCCTCCCTTCACCTTAATGGAACGGTCAGAAAGGTCATTATTTCCGCTCCTTCGCCCAACCCTGACTGCACGATTGTTCTGGGAGTCAATGAATCGATTTACGACTCGAAGCTCCACTCGGTCATTTCGAACGCTTCCTGCACCACCAACTGCCTTGCTCCCGTGACAAAAGTGCTTGAGGATGCTCTGGGAATTGAAAAAGGTTTCATGACGACCGTACATTCCTATACGAATGACCAGAAGCTTCTTGATTTGCCGCACAAGGATCTGAGACGAGCCAGAGCTGCAGGAGTCTCGATGGTTCCCACAACGACGGGAGCGGCCAAGGCCATTGGACTGGTTTTGCCGGATTTGAAAGGACGTCTTGATGGAATGTCCATCAGGGTCCCCACTCCGGACGTTTCTTTAAATGATCTGACCATTATTGTAAAGAGGGATACAACGATCGAAGAGGTCAACGGACTGTTCCGCGATGCGGCCAAAGGCGCGATGAAAGGGATTCTCGCCTATTCGGATCTTCCTCTGGTTTCGGTGGATTATTTGGGGAACAGCCACTCCTCGATTGTTGATGGTCTCTCGACAAAGGTCATTGACAAACGGATGGTCAAGGTCCTCGCCTGGTATGACAATGAGTGGGGATATTCCTGTCGGGTACGCGATCTGGTTTTCTATGTGGGAGGGACCCTTTGATTCCATCAAAAATTGCGGTTGACGACATCGATGTCCGGGGAAAAAAAGTATTTCTTCGGGCAGACTTCAATGTGCCTCTTGATGCGGATCTTCATATTACCGATGATCGCAGGATCCGGCTTTCTCTCCCCACGATCAACTATCTGATCGATGAGGGAGCAAAAATCATCATTGGCTCCCATCTGGGCAGGCCAGATGGACATGTTAATCCCCGCTACAGCATGACTCCTGTTGCCAAAAGGCTATCAAGGCTTCTGGGGAAGGATGTGATCTTTAACGGAGAGGTTGTCGGAAGTCAGGTTGCCCGTGAGGTGGAAAAGATGGTTCCCGGAGATGTTTTTCTTCTGGAGAATCTTCGATTCAATCCTGGGGAAGAAGGAAATGATCCGGCCTTTGCCCAGAAACTTGCGGATCTTTGTGACGTTTACATCAATGACGCTTTTGGAACGGCTCACAGGGCCCATGCATCCGTGACCGGTGTGGCCGGGAGAGTTTCTCTCGCCGCCATCGGTTTTTTGATGAAAAAGGAAGTCACGTATTTGCAGGGTGCCATTTCTGCTCCAACCCGTCCATTTGTTGCGGTTCTGGGTGGTGGCAAGGTTTCAGGGAAGCTCGGTGTTATCGCGAACCTTCAAAAAAAGGTGGACAAGTTCATCATTGGCGGTGGCATGGCCTTTTCTTTTTTCAAAGCCATGGGTCTTGAGATTGGAAATTCTTTAGTGGAAGATGACCTTCTGCATATTCCCAAACAGATGATCGAAGATTCGAAAAAAGGTGGTTTCAAGCTGTATCTTCCTGTTGATTGTGTCGTGGCCGAATCCATGGATCCCCAGGCACCGACAAAGATTGTTCCCTATCAGGAAATTCCGAAGGGTTGGACCGCTCTCGATATTGGTCCTGCATCAGTCCGTCTTTTTGCCGAGGTTCTTGAAAATGCCAAGACCATTCTATGGAATGGTCCAATGGGCGTTTTTGAGATCGATGCCTATTCTCGCGGGACCTATGCAATGGCTCATGCCGTCGCCAATTCCTATGCCCTGACGGTTGTTGGTGGCGGAGATACCGCCCTTGCCGTTTACCGTGCCGGGGAAGCAGACAATATGACCTTCATTTCCACAGGTGGCGGAGCGGCGCTTGAGCTTCTTGAAGGAAAAGAATTGCCAGGTTTGTCGGTCATTCACGATCGGGATGGTCTGGATTGACCGAAAAACGGTTTCATCCCATTTTTAAGGCTATTTGAAAGGAAATGAGCGTGACAATCTTCATAACATTTATTCATGTTGTAACTTGCATCCTGATTATTGCAGCGGTTCTTCTCCAGTCCGGAAAAGGAGCGGAAACCGGAGTAATGATCGGTGGTTCGAGCCAGACTCTTTTTGGTGCCAGGGGCGCCTCTTCATTTTTGGCTAAAATGACTGTGGTTCTGGCAACTTTGTTTATGGTGACTTCATTGACACTCTCGCTGATTCATCAAAGCCCTGTGGGGTCTTCGATCATGCTCGACGAACCGATGAAAGCCTTGCCGGCAGCTCCTGTGACGCCAAATGCCACTTCAGGCACTGCTCAGGCTCCAGCTAAAAAGTGATCGTGTTTTGGCCGTCTTCCTTTAAAAGGACGGCTTTTGTCTTCTTGATGGCCATACTCCTTGCGGGCTGTTCGCGGGGGGCGGTGGCCTCATTGAAGCTAGCTCCAAGAGATCCTGTGACAGGTGGACATCTTTCGATGGATATCCTGTCGGACCCAAAGACATTCAATCCAGCCCTTGCCTCTGAAACTTCAAGCACCCAGATTCTTGGATACCTGTTTCGTGGATTGACTCGTGAATCCCCGGAAGATGGCTCCATCAAACCTGATCTCGCAACCAGTTGGCAAATCAGCCAAGGAGGAAAAAGGGTCACCTTTTTTCTGGCCAGAAATCTCAAATGGTCAGATGGTGCCCCTCTTGATGGTCGGGATGTTCTGTTTACCTATCAGGATGTCTACAATAACCCCAAAGTGGCAACACCGATCAGAAGTCTTTTGACGGTCGCAGGAAAGCCCATTCATGTTTCCCTGAAAGACAACTATACAGTGGTTTTTGAGACTGCAGTTCCTTTTGCTCCACTTCTCGAAGAGCTGGGAGCGGAGATCTTGCCCCGACATGTTCTTGCTCCGGCTGTTTCTTCGGGAACCTTTAACGAGTCTTGGTCCATTCGGGAAAACCCCCGGCACATTGTGGGCTCAGGTCCTTTCATGATGACCCGTTATGTCCCTGGTCAGATTGTTTCTCTGGAGGTCAATCCGCATTATACTCCCCCTCCCGGGCTTAAGCCTTCTCCAGGTTGCCCTCTTCCGTGTCTTCGTTCCATTGACTTGCGCATTGTGGGAGATGCAAACAGCCAACTGGTCCGATTTTTGGCAGGAAAAGGAGATCTCTACGGCGTGAGTCCCAGTGAGATGTCTTTGTTGAAGCCGGCAGCAAAACGGGCAGCTTTTACCCTTTTTACACGGGGACCGGGGCTTTCGGAATCATTTTTGACCTTTAACCAGAATCCAAGATCTCCTGTGGCCTCTTACAAGCGGGCTTGGTTCATGTCGAGAAAATTCCGCGAAGCCATTGCCTGGTCCATTGACCGAAAAGCGATGATTTCCATCGTTGAAAACGGGATGGGTGAGCCCATATATGGACCTGTTTCACCATCTGTCAAAGCGTTTTACCATCAGACATACCCCGTCTACAGACACGATCCGGAAAAAGCCCGATCTCTTTTGAGGGAAGCTGGCTTCCTGCTAAAAAAGAGGAGGCTTTTTGACTCATCTGGACATGCCGTTGAAATTGTTCTTCTGACGAATGTGGAAAGTCCGCAGAGAATGTTGATGGCCCAGATTGTGCAATCCAATCTGAGGGAAGTCGGGATCAAGGTCCGGGTTGTTGGCCTACAGTTCAATATGCTGGCGACAAATGTAATGACCTCCTTCAACTGGGAGATGCTTCTTTTCGGTCTCACAGGGGTAACCGATCCTCATGGCGATGCCGCGGTATGGAAGTCATCCGGGTTTCTGCATCTCTGGAATCCCAGGGAAAAAAAGCCACAGGAAGCATGGGAGGCACAGATTGATAGCCTTTTTGAAGAAGGTTCACTCGAGATGGATCCCGAAAAACGGAAAAAAATCTACGACCAATGGCAGGATATTGCCCATCATGAGCTTCCGATGGTGGACCTTGTGACCCCTGACGGCATTACAGCTGTGAGAAAAACACTTGGAGGGATCAGACCATCCCCCCTGGGAGGAGTTGTTCCGCATATTACACAAGTGTATCAAAAAGCAAGGATTGTCCATTCATGATCAGAAATATCCTGATCCGACTCCTCAATCTGATTCCGGTTTTGGTCGGAATCTCCTTTCTTTCATTTTTATTGATGAGGTTGTCCCCTGGAGACTTTCTGTCCCAAATGTCCCTGAATCCCCAGGTCTCTCCCGAAATTATCGCCAAGCTTCGCTCCCTGTATGGGCTGGATCAGCCCTTGCCAATCCAATATGTGAAGTGGGTAGAAGCTCTGGCTCGGGGGGAGTTCGGCTATTCCTTCTCGTATCATGTCAAAGTGAGCGATCTGATCTTATCGAGGGTTCCGAATACACTTCTTCT
Encoded proteins:
- the pyrE gene encoding orotate phosphoribosyltransferase; translated protein: MADLRISPRNQNPQDRSRTNQIDRQELFRILYERSFLYRPENPFVLSSGKVSPVYLDGKKTTLGHPRAQFLIGSILFDLIEPLHPDGVGGLTLGADPISVAVSLVSGLHQCPIPSFVVRKEQKDHGTKSPIEGDLPKSGRVVVVEDVVTTGGSGMKAVQACQKGGFEVLKVISLVDREEGGRELFESAGIPFQALFTLRQFIDYDGEVRGR
- a CDS encoding penicillin-binding protein 1A — protein: MKKKVFWFFLVILSLLIVASAGAGWIFMKKIEAGVPSVAFLKSFVPVTTSRIYDRNGKHIGSFYRERREYLPLKNIPPLVIRAVLAVEDAHFYEHGALAYGSIIRAAVSDVLAGYLREGASTITQQLARNIFLNHKKNLTRKLREAILSYRIERVLTKDEILELYLNQIYFGEGAYGVQAASQAFFGKDIHALTLPEAALMAGLIRSPVEFSPYAHPGASKRRQLVALERMEKVGYITHEEMKKAYGQPLVFRQRIQSKNPNAYFLEYLRRRLEMTMSATQLYGGGLRIFTSLDSRIQDIALHALRNGLRTIDRRKGFRGAVRHLSSRELREVERETVPLSTAEKGAFSLGGREEVTINSVGERGAFFSWEGHPGFIPKAKMLWAAKVLKGPDFDHDVKVLSPFSPVDILKPGDVVMAHLTGWIPVRKGWGILASLDQVPLIQGCVVAIDPKTGGILAMVGGYSFGRSKFNRVSQAIRQPGSSFKMIDYGSALEHGFTPSSILHDEPIVFADRAHHRVWRPKDYEHDFLGPIPMRKALAESINLATIRMVRRIGVGNVIAFGRRLGITTPLSHDLSLALGSSGVRPIELTAAYSVIANSGIREPVYSIRRVVNFRKTTVFEHIPSPTKVYDPAYDYMLTSMLQSVISEGTGRDALVLPRLLAGKTGTTNDFKDAWFIGFSPDIAVGVYVGMDDHRSMGRGEFGAHAALPIWIDIMKGALPLLPNTPFTVPDDIVNVRINPDTGRRAPENSTHFVTEIFRKGELPPREGTSEKHPDAEFYNLQGAP
- the gap gene encoding type I glyceraldehyde-3-phosphate dehydrogenase, translating into MSIRIGINGFGRIGRLAFRAFLENSVSPSGERYEIVAVNDLTDSAHLAHLLKYDSVHGILPHDVGAEGDDLLVDGHRVRVFREADPAKIAWSTMDVQLVIESTGRFEDKEKASLHLNGTVRKVIISAPSPNPDCTIVLGVNESIYDSKLHSVISNASCTTNCLAPVTKVLEDALGIEKGFMTTVHSYTNDQKLLDLPHKDLRRARAAGVSMVPTTTGAAKAIGLVLPDLKGRLDGMSIRVPTPDVSLNDLTIIVKRDTTIEEVNGLFRDAAKGAMKGILAYSDLPLVSVDYLGNSHSSIVDGLSTKVIDKRMVKVLAWYDNEWGYSCRVRDLVFYVGGTL
- a CDS encoding phosphoglycerate kinase; translated protein: MIPSKIAVDDIDVRGKKVFLRADFNVPLDADLHITDDRRIRLSLPTINYLIDEGAKIIIGSHLGRPDGHVNPRYSMTPVAKRLSRLLGKDVIFNGEVVGSQVAREVEKMVPGDVFLLENLRFNPGEEGNDPAFAQKLADLCDVYINDAFGTAHRAHASVTGVAGRVSLAAIGFLMKKEVTYLQGAISAPTRPFVAVLGGGKVSGKLGVIANLQKKVDKFIIGGGMAFSFFKAMGLEIGNSLVEDDLLHIPKQMIEDSKKGGFKLYLPVDCVVAESMDPQAPTKIVPYQEIPKGWTALDIGPASVRLFAEVLENAKTILWNGPMGVFEIDAYSRGTYAMAHAVANSYALTVVGGGDTALAVYRAGEADNMTFISTGGGAALELLEGKELPGLSVIHDRDGLD
- the secG gene encoding preprotein translocase subunit SecG → MSVTIFITFIHVVTCILIIAAVLLQSGKGAETGVMIGGSSQTLFGARGASSFLAKMTVVLATLFMVTSLTLSLIHQSPVGSSIMLDEPMKALPAAPVTPNATSGTAQAPAKK
- a CDS encoding ABC transporter substrate-binding protein, whose translation is MKLAPRDPVTGGHLSMDILSDPKTFNPALASETSSTQILGYLFRGLTRESPEDGSIKPDLATSWQISQGGKRVTFFLARNLKWSDGAPLDGRDVLFTYQDVYNNPKVATPIRSLLTVAGKPIHVSLKDNYTVVFETAVPFAPLLEELGAEILPRHVLAPAVSSGTFNESWSIRENPRHIVGSGPFMMTRYVPGQIVSLEVNPHYTPPPGLKPSPGCPLPCLRSIDLRIVGDANSQLVRFLAGKGDLYGVSPSEMSLLKPAAKRAAFTLFTRGPGLSESFLTFNQNPRSPVASYKRAWFMSRKFREAIAWSIDRKAMISIVENGMGEPIYGPVSPSVKAFYHQTYPVYRHDPEKARSLLREAGFLLKKRRLFDSSGHAVEIVLLTNVESPQRMLMAQIVQSNLREVGIKVRVVGLQFNMLATNVMTSFNWEMLLFGLTGVTDPHGDAAVWKSSGFLHLWNPREKKPQEAWEAQIDSLFEEGSLEMDPEKRKKIYDQWQDIAHHELPMVDLVTPDGITAVRKTLGGIRPSPLGGVVPHITQVYQKARIVHS